The DNA segment TCGGTCTTTAGTAATTTACAAATCAATTCCATCCGAATCAATTCTAGGAAGCATACCCATTTAGGTATAACAgttaaattgaaaattaaatcTGTATTCTTTTGTTTCGGTTGAATCCACTACAAATCAATCGATCGCTCTTACCCTAATGGGAAATATGCATTCatagtattattaatagAGACAAACATGACCAACTTAGGTGTAATGCTAGGTAAAATTTAGTTTATCTGACAACGATGTCTGTACGTTTCGGATGACAAATGTAATTAAAGACCGAAATTAtcgaaaaaataaaacaagtGGTGTGTTTGACGGAAAAATAGTGTTTCTATATTTAACATCAATTAGCGAACGACGAAAAACACGCACCCAAACATGTTTTTCAGTGGGATATCCTAATAAAACCCGAGATCAGTAAACTCGAGCACACACATACGCATATTTCTTacgaatatataaaataaagacGGTCAGCTCTCATTGATACTCCCTGTTGTCACTAAGCTCTCTTCTCCCTTGCGAGAATCTCATGCATATCTGATTTTTTCCTAGTACGGTAAACATACAAACCAGTCGTTTGTCTCTCTGACCTCAGGTCAGAGAGACGGGAAGGAAGGGGAAAGGGGAACCACAGTGAACGATATCGTATAAACTAGTCCCATGGTTTTTTTTCGGTGCATACATTATTTACAGCTCAGCATCCCCCCTCAACATCATGAACAGATTTGTAATTACGTAAAGGCGAAGTGTTCCATGTGTTTCTTTTTGCTGCCCGCCGGTACGATAATTTGATACTAAATAAAGtgatatatatgtattatttatattaaaactCTATCAGTATACCATGTGAGGGTGTTCCTACACCATTAGAAAACCATTTGCAAGTTAAATTTAGCAAAGAGAGACCCGTCGCCCTCTTGCCCTTTGTACTGTATTGCCCACTACGTTGGTTGCTCGAGTTAGCACGTCTCTCTTTTCATTAATACGTAATAGTTAGTATACCCAAATCCCCTCAAAAATATACAGACATCACAATATCCATTTCGTTAACATTTCAGTTGTGGTAGCTGCCAGCTTTCGATTTATCCCGCAATACTCAACATGATAACCTCTCTTTTATGTGGAAATCCATTTTTAACCATCCATCATCTTCAAACTATATCCATTAACGATCCTTTTCTAGTAATATCTAGTTAATTAATTGCAATTGTCTTTCccttttttattattgaagttaaaaatagaatatatCTTAAATGGACTTTATGTTCttttaaagatataatCGATCTATAGTCATAACACTGTTGATTCGCTATATGGCCACCTCGATAAAAATAGCAATAACTTTTCTATAATGTTGCTTTAATGCATCACTTATCCACAAAGATATCCTTATGTTACTGAATTAGGTCACACGCACTCCCTCTATTCTtgataattgataaatatctCTCAGTTCAATCATTCGAGTAATCTCTTTTcataaacatatataaactaCAACAATTTACAATGTAAGTCAATCTTGTTTGCTGTGTCTCTCTTATATAGATTTCatatacaataaataataataacaaacaGAACAATAGCTTCCCTTCTTACAGAGAAACGCATACCAACTACCCAAAAAAACgcacatatataaaatgcAATACAAAAAGTCTCTAGCAACTGCTGCTTTAGCCACCACTGCCATGGCCGCCTATGCTCCATCTGAGCCTTGGACTACTTTAACTCCATCCGCTACTTATTCTGGTGGGTTAACTGATTATGCTTCAACTTTCGGTATCGCCGTTCAACCAATTACAACTGGCATCGCTTCTGCTGCTTCTTCCGTTGCTAAGAGAGCCGCTGCTGTCTCCCAAATTGGTGACGGTCAAATTCAAGCTACAACCAAGACCACTGCTGCCGCCGTTTCTCAAATTGGTGACGGTCAAATCCAAGCTACTACAAAGACTACTGCTGCCGCCGTTTCTCAAATTGGTGACGGTCAAATCCAAGCTACAACCAAGACTACCGCCGCTGCTGTTTCTCAAATTGGTGACGGTCAAATCCAAGCTACAACCAAGACTACCGCCGCTGCTGTTTCTCAAATTGGTGACGGTCAAATCCAAGCTACAACCAAGACTACCGCCGCTGCTGTTTCTCAAACTGGTGACGGTCAAATCCAAGCTACTACAAAGACTACTGCTGCCGCCGTTTCTCAAATCGCCGATGGTCAAGCCCAAGCCGCTTCTACTACTAACTCAGTCCATGGTGCGGCTGCCACTTCCGCCGCTGACCCAGTCGGTGCTGTCTCTTGTAAGACTGACGGTACTTTAGCTCTAACCATCAAAAAAGGTGAATTAACTGACTCCAAGGGTAGAATCGGTTCTATTGTAGCCAACAGACAATTCCAATTCGACGGTCCACCACCACAGGCTGGCGCTATCTACGCCGCCGGTTGGTCTATCACTCCAGAAGGTAACTTGGCTTTAGGTGACTCCGATGTCTTCTACCAATGTCTATCCGGTAACTTCTACAATTTATACGACGAATCCATCGGTGCTCAATGTTCTCCAGTTAAATTACAAGCCATTGATTTGATTGACTGTTAAATCAATTTCGTTATGtgattatcaaaaaaaattttatcagaGAAATCTCTTAATAACTAATTTTTCGCAGTTTTGCAAATTCTCTTTAAAAATAGCATTCATTCCTTAGCATTATCATACAAATTTTTGACTTCCATAAAAGTTAACTAGAATAAACTTTATCCCCCCTAACAGTATTTCAATGAATACTTTTTAGTTCgtaatttcatttctagatcatataatttatttaatctaaatcattattcatcatttaaattaacaATAGTTAATATTGCAATATATATCCTTTTTAAGTTGAGATACTCATTGATGGCGCTCTTACGGTTACATGAGTTTCATGCTTTGTCTCTACAAAAGTTCACCATATGAAAATAATCTGTAGAAACTGTTAAAGGAACTGATCATAAATTGgctaaagaaaaataaagcTCTTATCGTTTATTAAAAGGGGTATCTAAAGTATGTATAGTGCCATGAGAACACAGTGGCTTCTTAATTATAAAACGTAAAATTGAGTTAGGTTAAAATGTTTGTATTTGGGATAACGGATGTTATCACAAATCAATAATGCACCTAACAGTCAACGATGGAAACAATTTCTAACTTAACTTCGTTACATTGAGAACCAATGGATTGGTCATATAAGTTGTAGAAGTCACCGGATAGACATTGGTAGAAAGTGTCAGAGTTACCTAAAGCTAAGTAACCATCAGAAGTAACAGACCAACCAGCGGCGTAGATGGTACCAGCCTGTGGTGGTGGACCGTCGAATTGGAATTGTCTGTTAGCAACAATAGCACCGATTCTACCCTTGGAGTCAGTTAATTCACCAccatttaatgataaagttAAGGTACCGTCGTTTTTACAGGTGACAGCACCAACGGAGACATCGCTAGCAGAAACAGAAGATGTGGAAGAGGTAGAAGCAGAGGCTTTAGTAGAGCTGGATTTACTAGAAGCGTAGGTTGGAGATAAGGTAGAGGTGACCTTACCAGAAGTTTCAGAACCAATGCTGGTAGCAACAGATCTTGATAAACTAGAAGCAGCAGCCTTGGTAGAGGCTTCAACTTGACCGTCACCAATTTGAGAAACGGCGGCAGCAGTAGTCTTGGCAGAGGCGGCAGAAGCAGAAGCAGCAGAAGCAGCAGAAGCAGCAgaagcagcagcagcagaaGCAGCAGATAACTTAATAGTAACTGGGGCTTGGATTTGACCATCGCTGATTTGAGTAACAGCAGACATAGTTGGTAAAGCACTGGTGGTAGTAACACCAGAAGCCTTGGAACTCTTAGTTTGTAAAATGGTAGTAGCACCCTTTACAGTTTCAGTTATAGTCGAGGTGTTGCCTTCAGTGGTGGTAGTAACCTTGTTAGTAGCTTGGGTGTTGGTAGCTTGAGTGTTGGTAGCCTTGGTGTTGGTAGCTTGAGTGTTGGTAGCCTTGGTGTTGGTAGCTTGAGTGTTGGTAGCCTTGGTGTTGGTAGCTTGAGTGTTAGTAGTGCTCTTTGTTTGAAGGATGGTGGTAGCTCTTTGGGAAGTTTCAGTAACAGTAGTTGTGATATCTTGACTTGTCTTAGCAGTGGCAGTGGTAACTGGAGCTTGAATTTGACCATCACCGATTTGGGAAACAGCAGCAGCTCTCTTAGCTAAAGCACCGACAGTTTGAACAGCAATACCGAAGGTGGATGGGTAGTCGGTGGCACCTAAGTAACCACCGGCTGGAGATAAAGTGGACCAGTTGTCACCTGGAACATAACTTTCAGCGGCAACAATAGAGGTTAAACCAGCAGCGAtagaaattttttgaagttgcatttttaataagaacttatttgtattttttttggtaaGTGTGAAACGAATGACTTaggtattttattttttatgttaaatattaaagagaagaagaaatgtTACAAGCAAGAAGGtttgaaatttaatgatatttgatgaatattattttactattccttatatataattataaaaactGATGTGTTTTTCGAAAGagtttattaaaattagattACAGTTCTAAAAGTAATAACTGTAAACAAACCAATGTGGCAAAACCTTGTCTTACCCCAAAAAGGTGCCTCTATTCAAGCAACCAGATCATATACACTCCCGAAAACTATAAACATggttattaataaattcgaatatttaataccaattaaaatttcGTTTCGTGGCTGTCCCTAGTTGGAAGAGGAACACCACCTTTCACAAGCtatatttaaaagtaaAGTCAACAATAGTAAGTAACACTGAAGTCTAAATATAACTTATTGCTACCAAAATAGATCATATCTATGGATTAGGAAAGGGAACGTAAAGATTACTTCCgttatttttagttttttcGAACGTATTTgtaaacaaaaaaacaactaAAAGGTTTAAAAACAACTCAAAACGACAACAATAGCATCAAAAGTTCGCGTTTTCATTGTAAAACGCGTAGTTAAGGTTAACTAAGTCGGGAAACAATTTCGAATTATAACAACAAACAAACCTGTTTAAATCTCTATAAGTGCTGAGggaattaataaattaaaccGTAAGCTATTCTTGATTGTGTAGAGTATATAAAGATGGATATAAAATGGTAACGTTCGAAAGTAGTAGTTGCTGTACTTTTGTGGGTAGTCTAGTCCAATAAGCCATGATCGATGAAATAAAAGCAA comes from the Tetrapisispora phaffii CBS 4417 chromosome 1, complete genome genome and includes:
- the TPHA0A02830 gene encoding uncharacterized protein (similar to Saccharomyces cerevisiae HSP150 (YJL159W) and PIR3 (YKL163W); ancestral locus Anc_1.188); amino-acid sequence: MQYKKSLATAALATTAMAAYAPSEPWTTLTPSATYSGGLTDYASTFGIAVQPITTGIASAASSVAKRAAAVSQIGDGQIQATTKTTAAAVSQIGDGQIQATTKTTAAAVSQIGDGQIQATTKTTAAAVSQIGDGQIQATTKTTAAAVSQIGDGQIQATTKTTAAAVSQTGDGQIQATTKTTAAAVSQIADGQAQAASTTNSVHGAAATSAADPVGAVSCKTDGTLALTIKKGELTDSKGRIGSIVANRQFQFDGPPPQAGAIYAAGWSITPEGNLALGDSDVFYQCLSGNFYNLYDESIGAQCSPVKLQAIDLIDC
- the TPHA0A02840 gene encoding uncharacterized protein (similar to Saccharomyces cerevisiae CIS3 (YJL158C); ancestral locus Anc_1.189); translated protein: MQLQKISIAAGLTSIVAAESYVPGDNWSTLSPAGGYLGATDYPSTFGIAVQTVGALAKRAAAVSQIGDGQIQAPVTTATAKTSQDITTTVTETSQRATTILQTKSTTNTQATNTKATNTQATNTKATNTQATNTKATNTQATNTQATNKVTTTTEGNTSTITETVKGATTILQTKSSKASGVTTTSALPTMSAVTQISDGQIQAPVTIKLSAASAAAASAASAASAASASAASAKTTAAAVSQIGDGQVEASTKAAASSLSRSVATSIGSETSGKVTSTLSPTYASSKSSSTKASASTSSTSSVSASDVSVGAVTCKNDGTLTLSLNGGELTDSKGRIGAIVANRQFQFDGPPPQAGTIYAAGWSVTSDGYLALGNSDTFYQCLSGDFYNLYDQSIGSQCNEVKLEIVSIVDC